The following nucleotide sequence is from archaeon BMS3Bbin15.
TGATATATGGCGATACATTCGAGATTCTCTTTATCAGATAAAACAGTGTCAAGACCCTTTTCAGCCAGGGATATTGCAAGAGAACGCATTTTCAGGGCAAATGTTATTCCATGAGTATATTTTTTCAGATACCCTACAAGACTCCTGAGCTGCTCTGCCTTGAAGCTTTCGATTCTGTTCTTATCTATCTGGTCAGCTATATTCACGATTTCATCTTCAGCCTTAAAGTATCTGGCAACCACCCGTGCTGCACTTTTGGCATTGCTATCTATAGTAAGAATAACATTTCCGGGTGCTTCAAATGGTTCAATGGTATGATGGTCAAACCAGAAGGCTCTGGAGTAAATACTGCTTGCAGCAATAGTCTCTCTATCTGGTGAGAGGTCTGCTATATAGATAACATCTGCTTTTGTACCAAGCATTGCCTTGCATATAGTATCTCTAAGAAAATATGGAGAGGAATAGTATATTCTTGCCCTGTCTTCAGGAATATTTTGTAAAATCAGAGCAGAAGATATCAGACCGTCGCAATCTCCATGGGCAACTATAACAGGTATGCGCATCACCTTATTAAAAAATGTTATATATCGGTAAAAATTTTTAACCTCTCTAATGCTTTATATTTTTCACCCTTACCAACTTTTGCTTCCTGAAGGGCATTTTTCAGGACGTCTATGGTTTCATCATAAGTTTTAGTGTCTACAGGATAGGGTATTCCATCTTTACCGCCATGGGCAAAGGAGTATTTCACAGGGTCTTTCCATGAGGCTTCAGTGCCAAAGAGGAGTTCTGAGAGAAGAGCCAGTGCCCTTATAGTCTTTGCCCCAAGACCGGAAATTGAAATTAGCTCTTCATAATTTTCAGGTTGAATTTCACCTGCTATTTTAAGAGCTTTCCAGCCTGCTGGAGATATATCCACTCTGTGAATTCCATGCCTCTCTGGAAAATGAATCTCTGGATGGGTGAATTCATCCAGGCTTCTCTGACCTGTTATAATTCTATTCAATCTTTTAATACCGTCATTTGCAAGGTCAATGGAAGCCTTTCTTGCTTCTTCACTTTTTCTTGAGGTCATATCAAGAGCCTTTTCTTCTTTTTTATCGCATAGAATTGCTTCATGTGGTTCTTCAATGAAACTTTTAGTTTTTAAGCCCAGCCAGTGATAACGCCTGGCATATTTTTTTTCAGCCATCATTCCCTGCTGGACAACAGCCCATTCACCTTTTTCTGTTAATATGAAACTGTGGTGGTAAATCTGATAACCATCCTGCAGGCATGAGTTGTCCACCTTTGTAGCAAGTTTTGATGCTCTTCTCATACTTTCAATTTTTACAGAGGGTAGATTGAAAATATCACCAAAATTTCCTATCTCTTCTTTTGTTCGCATTGAAGCCTTACCTTTCCCTCCTGCAAAAGCTATTCCATGTTCCTCTGGTTTGCATGCCTGTTTCAGTGCTCCGAGTGTCGTGGTTGTTGTTCCAGAGCTATGCCAGTCAAAACCTAAAGCACAGCTAAGGGCCTGAAACCAGAATGGGTTTGATATTCTTAAAAGAAGTTCCCTCTGGTTATACTCATAACTCATATAATCCAGTACAGACTCTGAGAGCCTTACCATTCTGCTGAATAACCATCTGGGAGCCTTCCCGTTATGCAGGGGAAGCTCAGCCACACCAGTACGCATACTGAGAAGGAGAAAATTAACATGGCTCTGTTTGAGAATCAGTCAGCAGTATGCTCTTCAATAATTTCAAAGAGCTCTGAAGCTTCTTTCATGTCTTTAATCTCTTTCTCTTTTATGTTAGGAAGCCCGAAAATATTCTTATGCTTCTCTCTACTCACAATAAAAGCTCCTGTTTCTGCTGTTTCAGCTATACTTTTCAGCAGTGTTATCTTGTTTTTAATTAATTTTACAGGTAGAGTAAATTTCTGGGTTATAATAATCTCCTTTTTTTCTTTAATGACTCCTGAAAAAGGAGCCTTTTTTGCAGGAAAGACATCAAAACCCAGTAAAGCCAGCCTGTTTAAAATAGAGTTTTTTGAAGAGTTTGTATTTTCTGGAATTTCCGGAACAGAGAAGATATCAATACCTATTGAAATTTTTGTACTGAAAATCTTTTCCAGTTTTACAGTGACCTTCAGTGAGGCTTTACTTTTGTCTCTTTCATAGTCATAAAGCATCCTTGGTGTAATCCCCGCACTTTCGGCAACTTTCTTTCTGCTCAGCCTTAACTCTTTTCTCATTCCCGTTAGAGCTTCATGGTCAAGATTTACGAAATAACCCCCCCTGTCACTCTCAGCAGAAGGTAGTTCGCCATCAAGAGCTCTCGAAAAGGTTGTCAGGCTCAGTGTATATATTCCTTTTCTGTTGTACACAACATTATCTTCAAGACTTCCCAGTCTGCGCTTCTTACCAATAATGACTGGAGAAGCTCCAAAAAGCGAGGCAAGTTTGAGCATCTCGGCTGCTTGAGATTCGGTTATACTATCTATATTGCTAATAACCTTTATAATCAAAAGTTTTTCATCCTTTCTTGCAAGAAAGTCAAGACAGGTATTTCCAAGGAAACAGCTATCTGAGCATATATATCCCATTGTTTCGAGAGTTTCAATAACCTTGAAAAGTAAAATCTGTCTTTCTTTCATTTATTGTATCTCATTCATGCTTATATATAATTTTACTGGTGGTGTGAAATCACATAAATGCCAGTTTATGGTATAATCCAGATTATATTTATTCACTGATACCTCAGAGCTTCTACAGGGCTAAGTTTTGATGCCTTTATAGCAGGATAAAGACCAAAGGCTATACTGATTATTACTGAAAAGCATAGAGCAAAAAGAATAAGCCACAGTGGAATCTGGGTTATGGCAGGAAGTTCTGCAACTTTCTCGGCTGGCATTTTTGTCAGGCTGGCGAGAGCAAATTTTGCTATAATATTCATACCTGCTGAACCAATAATCCCAAATATTATCCCTAAAATCCCGCCGAATAAACCTATAAGTGCGGATTCTGCAAGAAAAATCTGGATGATATGTATTCTTCTGGCTCCGATGGATTTTAGAACTCCAATCTCTCTGGTTCTCTCCAGCACGCTCATGAGCATGGTGTTCATAATACCAAAACCTGCCACAATTAGAGCTATTGAACCTATGGCTAAAAACACAACTTCTACAACCTTAAAGAATGAACCAATAGCCCCGAGAATGCTCTTGAGGCTCATCACATTTACATCAAGATTACGATATCGTGAGCGGGAAAGCCCACGTGCTTTAGAGGCTGTCCGATAATTACGCTCAGTAATGGAAAATCCACCTGTCCGGGCAAATAACGGAGTGATAGTTCCTCACACGGGGAGTGACAACCGTTAAAACTGAGTTCGATTTGGCATGTACTGCCCATAATCTCAAAAGGATATGGAAGCATACAGGGAAAAAGAGCGTTTTGACAGATATGGGCATGAATGGGCGTTCTCAGCCTTATGGGGGTTTTGGATTTTCAATCAGACCTTCGCCATTTTTATCCTTTTAACCACTGATATTGAATTGTCAGACAGCCTCTTTAGTCGTGGGAGTATGTCAGGTTTGAGTTCGTTGAAGCCTATGGGTCCATCGAGAAGGAAATGGATAATAGCAATGTGCCACTTTTTTCTGAGAATGTTTATAGCCTCCGTCACAGGACAAACTTCTTTATGTCCCACCAAATCACCTCCGGGAAACCTTGTGTGTAGAAGAAATTTGATGTGAAAATCCCAAAAATTCTGCTGATTTCTAGGGGAAGGAATTACAATTTTATTGATGGTAAATTAAGGTTCAGGATAGATGAACAAGCTGTCACTGAAGAGCACTATTGTCATTATTTCCCTGTTATTTATATTTGCTGGCTGTCTCAAAGGAAGTTCAAGTTCAAGCCCCTTTCCGGCCCACAGCAATACAGGGCAGGAACTCAATAATGCCATGCATTCTGGAAAGCCAACTCTGGTAGATTTTTATGCTACATGGTGTCCCGTATGTAAGGTACAGTCTCCAATAACAACAGCATTAAAGCAAAAATATTCACCTGATAAAGTAAATATTCTTGAGATTGATGTTGACCAGTACCCTGGACTTCTTTCACGTTATAATCCTGAGGGTGGTATTCCAACTCTTGTTGTCTTTGATAAAAATGGAGATATTTTCAAAATAGATATAGGTTTGACATCAAAAGAAGAGCTGGAAAGCCAGATTAACGAAGTCCTCAATAGATAATTGCGAATATCACATCTGATTCTTGTTTTTTTATAACTGTGGGACAGTACAGATAACTTATTGTGGAATGATGGTTATGCATCTCCTTAAGTAACCTCTCAAGATATTTAAATAATGGGGAACAATATAAATATGGAGTGGAGCGCGAAGGGAAGGTGCTAAAATCAATGGAGGGAATCATTGTCAAATTCAAAAGGATGGGGACGAATGGAGAGCTATAAAAGGAGATTGAAGAATGAAAATAGTACATATTTCTGATTTGCATACTGCAGGTCCAAATTTCATTCCCGAATGGGGTCAGAAAGTTATTGAGATTGTAAATTCGATAAGGGCAGATGTCCTTGTGGTCACAGGCGACCTTACTGATGATGGCTATGCCCATGAATATGATATTGCGAAGAAATATCTCGATAGGATAAAAGCAAAGAGTACAGTAATAGTGCCAGGTAATCACGACGCAAGAAATGAGGGTTATATGATTTTTGAAGAGGTCTTTGGAACAAGATTTCCTTATTATGAGGATGAAAGTGTTGTGATTTTAGGAATAGACTCAACCGAGCCAGATATAGATGATGGACATATAGGAAGAGAAAATTATGCATTTATGAGGGAAAAATTATCAGTAGACAATAGGATAAAAATACTCACTATGCATCATCACCTTATACCTATCCCCGGTACCGGAAGGGAGAGGAACATACCTGTGGATTCTGGAGATGTTTTGAAACTTTGCAATGAACTTGGACTGAACTTTGTTTTTTCCGGACACAAGCATGTTTCATGGGTATGGCGACTGGAAAATACTTATTATATTACGGCCGGAACTGCTACATCCCAGAGACTTAAAGGCAGGTCTTATCCCTCATTCAATATAGTAGATATAGAGGATAAAAAATTGTCTATAAAAGAAGTAAATGTAATGGATGAGACAATGAAAGAAATACTGAAAATTAAGTTAACGCCGCAATAAATAGGATTGTCACTTCAGATTCCTTTTGAGCCACTCGGGCTCCTCTCTTTTATGGGTGGCATACCAGCTTTTCCAGCATACCAGATTGGAGTCTGTAGGATTAAGTCCGCAGTAGTGTCTCATCTCCTTCGCATTAAGATAGAAAAGAACCGTGCCCAGTGCGTAGGCACCCACCAGCAAATAAACAGCCGGATACATGATTGTTATATTTTTGTAAGGCATATATAAAAGTATTTAACGGTATAAAGTATTGAAACAGGGATAATATAATGATTGAAGAGGACTTCAAAAGCAGGGAAAAACATTATGTGATGGTGATAGATTTAAAAAAGTGCATAGGCTGTCATGCCTGCACCATTGCCTGTAAGGTAGAAAACAGACTGCAACAGGCTCTTCGCACCTGGGTTGAGGAATATGAAATTGGAAGATTTCCTGAAGTTTCCCGTTATTTTTTACCCAGGCTGTGTAATCAGTGTGAAAATCCATTATGCACCAAGGTATGCCCTGTTAAAGCCACATACAAGCGGGCAGATGGAATTGTAGTTATAGAAAAGGAAACCTGTATAGGCTGCGGACGCTGTGTTAAAGCCTGTCCCTATAAAGCCAGATATCTAGACAAAAACACAGAAAAGGCAGATAAATGCACCTTCTGCAACCACCGTATAGATAGAGGGCTTCTTCCAGCCTGTGTGGAGTCATGTGTGGGCCATGCAAGACTATTTGGCGATATAAATAACACCCATAGCGAAGTTTATAAGATAATCAAAGGCACCAGAACACAGGTTTTAAAAGAGTACCTCAACACAAAGCCAAGGGTATTTTACATAGGACTTGTAGATACTGAAAGGTGGTGTAATCATGCAAAAAAAAGCTCAAGATAGCCATAACCCGGAATTTGAGATTGATATTGCCACTGGCAAAATAAATTTCAATCCTGAAATAGAAATAAAAAGTAGCACATGCCTTGGCTGCTGGAGCTGCTGTGGAATGAGAGTGGCTGTGGACAGAAAAACAGGAAAAATTGTCAGGGTGTCTGGCAATCCCTATCACCCTAACAGTACCGG
It contains:
- the yknZ_1 gene encoding putative ABC transporter permease YknZ, with amino-acid sequence MSLKSILGAIGSFFKVVEVVFLAIGSIALIVAGFGIMNTMLMSVLERTREIGVLKSIGARRIHIIQIFLAESALIGLFGGILGIIFGIIGSAGMNIIAKFALASLTKMPAEKVAELPAITQIPLWLILFALCFSVIISIAFGLYPAIKASKLSPVEALRYQ
- the trxA_7 gene encoding thioredoxin, coding for MNKLSLKSTIVIISLLFIFAGCLKGSSSSSPFPAHSNTGQELNNAMHSGKPTLVDFYATWCPVCKVQSPITTALKQKYSPDKVNILEIDVDQYPGLLSRYNPEGGIPTLVVFDKNGDIFKIDIGLTSKEELESQINEVLNR
- the cpdA gene encoding 3',5'-cyclic adenosine monophosphate phosphodiesterase CpdA, giving the protein MKIVHISDLHTAGPNFIPEWGQKVIEIVNSIRADVLVVTGDLTDDGYAHEYDIAKKYLDRIKAKSTVIVPGNHDARNEGYMIFEEVFGTRFPYYEDESVVILGIDSTEPDIDDGHIGRENYAFMREKLSVDNRIKILTMHHHLIPIPGTGRERNIPVDSGDVLKLCNELGLNFVFSGHKHVSWVWRLENTYYITAGTATSQRLKGRSYPSFNIVDIEDKKLSIKEVNVMDETMKEILKIKLTPQ
- the ttrB_3 gene encoding tetrathionate reductase subunit B precursor; the encoded protein is MIEEDFKSREKHYVMVIDLKKCIGCHACTIACKVENRLQQALRTWVEEYEIGRFPEVSRYFLPRLCNQCENPLCTKVCPVKATYKRADGIVVIEKETCIGCGRCVKACPYKARYLDKNTEKADKCTFCNHRIDRGLLPACVESCVGHARLFGDINNTHSEVYKIIKGTRTQVLKEYLNTKPRVFYIGLVDTERWCNHAKKSSR